From Cryptococcus neoformans var. grubii H99 chromosome 6, complete sequence:
CAATTGTCGTTGCACCGCTACTTGCCGCGCCTGTCTCACTAATTTGGATAGCAGCAGCCCCGTCCGCCCCTGTTGCAACTGTTGCCACAACATCCAACTTCCCTATCGTTGCTATACTTGTCGGGCTTGGGCCGACATTAAATGTCGTGCTAAATGTAATGGCCATACTCGAACACGTCGCGGTTGCATCTACATATTCGTTTGACGCTTCTTTTGCGCCAACATAGTCGGAACCGGCTGGGCAAAACTCAACAGTATAGTCTGGAGAACCACCGCATGTCCACAGGGCTGTGTGGGATTTTTCGTCATAGGCATACGCGTAGGAAGTATTGCAGTTATCTTTAAAAAGCGCATAATAGTCAACACCACAGGCTAGACAGAGGACGGAATCGGCATACGCCCCTATTTCACTATCTTAGCTGACCGCTACAGACATAAAGGATGACTGACTGACCAGTGCAGCACGCTCTATTACCATAGAGCTCTTGACCGAACCCCCTGTTACAAGGCGCAATACAACCTAGATTCACTCCGTTCTGATCAAATGATGTCCTCAACAAAGGCGGACATAGGGCATTGATATTCACTTGGCACTGCGGTTCGGCGCAGGTGGAAATGGATGGAATGATGTTGAGCGGGATATTGAAGCCATCAACGAGAGAGATGTCATAGTTGTCTTCCCCGCCAGGAATAAGAGTGAATTCGGCTAGATTTGGTAAGTTATTTGTCTTATCCTTACCTCCAGACTGGACTACTCACCCAAAGTTGCCGGTGGCTGATCCGAATTTTCACAAGTGACGTTCCCATTTTCCCCTGAACCACATTGACCTGTCAAACATTGGAAAGCACCATCCTGAACAACGCACCCAGACCTAGCCCAGATCCGTCCTGCTGTCCAATCTTCTGGCACCGTGAACTTCGTCTGGCCGCCAGCCGCAAGTTCCCAACCTGTCGCTTGGTCGGGTATGATACTTCCGCCGGTGTGCATACCTGGCCAAATAGTGGACGAGCATGAGTTCTTGACAGTGATTTGGCGGgcaaaggaggatggaactaagagaagggggaggaggagagagggaagaacaGGGGACATAATTGTATTGCGGGTGTAAAGAATGTAAGTTGTATACCTGATACCTTGTACTTGACATTGGTATTTAATCTTGTCGGTGCACTTTGATGAGTTCCTCCGGTCACCGAAGTTGTTGCTGGTCATAAGTGTTACAAACTAAAAAGAGCGAAAACGTATATGGAAAGCAATGGTTATAGAATGCGACGTCTTGTGGCAGACCGTCATGCTTGGATGACGGGTTGGTGGGGTGCAGTGAGCTGTTACATTGCTAAATGAGTAAAGAGTATGAGGGTTATGAATAACAATGGTTCAGCATGGACATGAGACGCTGACCCCCTAGCCCGCATAAGCAATAGCCTGCCCGACCCAAAAGAGCGTCAGATGCCAACCCGAAAGGAGGCGCACTGTGTTCCAGAAGAGGTGTAAAGGATGGGCAGCATGAGCCTGGGCGCGTTGTTTTTGCCAGTCGTTAATACTGCCCGTGGGCCGGCATGTGAAAAACAACGGAggcgagaggagagaggaaatGGGAAACATGCTAATAAAGTGTGGAAGGCGCGAAATTGAGGTCAGTTTCGTTGGAGAAGGCTAAATTCACCACTCAAAGTCACCAGGGCCGCGCAGGTAGCAATCCCAGCACCCCGAACAGATAACTAATGTGGGTGTGTGGTGTAACTGTTGTAGAGCATCAGAGCAGGAGCATGTGCGCGGCCGACGATATGCTGTAAGTGAAAATCATGGCTTCAAGCAATTTGAGCAGGCTACCGATAAATCGAGAATAATTTTCTGACAGAAGACGTTAGGTGCTCCTTTATTTATTAATTATCGACGTACTTGTATAATAGTGctaggctcgacacaagccccACGACGGACAACGATCGGTCTccgacgaggacgaggtcCAAAAGTggggcttgtgtcgagcctatAATAGTGCCAGCTTTGTCTGCTAGCAACAGAAGCAGCAGGTGACTCGTGAATAATCTCATCGGTTTGCCATAATAGAGGCATACGTAGTCAAAGAACGCCGAGTATAAGAAAAATTGACAGCAGAACAAACAGACGAAGGCGAAGGATGATGCGTGACCATTCATGGAAAGATGACCGACTTGCCGGAAGAAGTGCAATCAACCGTTTTGCGCAGCAGATAGAGTCGTACTTGTTTGATCTCGGAAACCAAtcggagaggaagaaggacgttGTCTTGCAGCACGCGCGCTACGACGGACAGATTCATCATGACTTGTTGTTGCTCTGATGAGCCGCGTCCGGCAGAGGCTTCCTGCAGTCTGTACACTTGTCCGTTACCCAGCTCTGAAGCCTTGATCATCTCCTATTGTCTCGAGCGAATAGCAGTCCGGGAATGACTTCCCTTACTGCTGCATGTCCAGGgtaaggaggaaggatgtaCTTGCAGTTCCATCGGAAATGACCGACATGACTTGCGATAGCGTGATGCGTGTGTGCCATCTTTATCAGCTGCTGTGGTGTGTTGTTGTCTTAATAAGTGATGACGCATCTTCTATTTGTAAGAACCGATGACAAATCAGTAGTGTGACCAGCGGGCAGTGGCCTCCATTTTAGGCATCCTCGTTAAGGGAGCATCTTAAGTTGCTAACAGCcactttctccttctttcttcaacAGCCCACAATGAAGATCGATATCACAGTGCGTACTAACACCAAGATAGCGAAATATAGCTCACAACCCCAAAGTCAGATGTGATCTGCCCTTTCTGCTTGATTGGTGTCAAACAATTACTTGCCGGTCCGTATTTTTCAACAATCTTTCGTCCCATGCAAGCTTATTCTAATGCAGCATTTTGCCACTCGATTAGCTATTGACAAGTACAAGGTCACCCATCCTGATGCTGAATTCAACATTCGTTTCCTTCCTTATGAACTCAACTCCAACTTAACAGAAGAACCTATTCCACGAAAACAGTTTTATATTACCAagtttggagaagagaaggccGCGCAGATCTTGTCCATGTTACCGGCCAAGTATGAGGCTGTGGGATGCAAATGGTGGGTCTTCCTTGACATATCTCTTTCATTTTGATAGCGTCTGGGAGGTGTTGCCACCGCAATTGGAGATGAGAACGAAATGGAGAAAGTATTACACAACTGGGAGCTGACAAAAACATCTCTAGCGATCTCTCCGGCGACATCTCCTCGACCCAACTCGCTCATCGTCTCCAAACCTACGCTCTTTGTCATCGCCCTTCTGCACAATTACCTCTTGTCCTTGACATTTTCACCGGCTTCCATTCTGAAGCTAAGCACCCATCTGACAAACAATGGCTCACCTCTTTGGCTGTCAAACATGGTGTTTTCCCTGATGAGAAGGCCGCGAGGGAGTGGTTGGACGGAAAACAGTGTGATAAAGAGGTGAAAAAGGCCTATGGGACTGCAAGGGATTTGGGTGTAACGGGTGTACCCTTCTTCGTGTTCCAAGACAAGTACGCCGCGTCTGGTGCTATGGGGACGGAGGAATTTGTTCGCGTGAGTTCTTATCGCTTGTCATTAGTAACCTGGTGCCTAAACGCTATTTTCGCAGTTgctggaagagattgaCCAACGAGAAAAAGTTTTCAGCGAAAAGTCTGCGCCTGCTTTGAAAGGTGGCGAAACGTGTACCGACGAGGGTCCTTACCCTTTTGTTGGTAATAATGGTTGTTGACtggattttttttttttttgggagTTGGAATAACTCATAATGGATGTGCTTACATACATGTACAGAAGATTCTAATGTGCAAATGATGTATGTATGCCTGCTCTATCAAACTCTACATCCGTCTGTACAGTCTGTACCAATATCTTGTGTTCTCCAATTTACATGCCCAACCAGCTCCCACTCCCTCTTCAAATCTGAACCATCTACTGTCTTCTCCTCGCACTTTCTCCCAgcccttcccctttcctGTCAATACCGCATCTACAACCATCCATGCCGGCcattttctcccttctgCGCCAATGGCGAACTCGGAGATGTCAGAAGCAGAGTCGGCAATGAGGAACAGAGTACCAGGTTTACATTGCGCAGTCAGCGTAGCGAGTAAGGAAAGGGTCAATGGCCGAGATTGGGTGAGGAGTTCGGCGAGAGTGAAGAATAATGTGATGAGTGCAGGAGATTTGCGAGTGAGAAGTCCCTTCAAATCAATGGGACCCGAGGCAATCCCCTTTATGATctccccatcaccatcctttatctctccctcttttgcGACGGCGGGCTTAATGGAAGCCATCAAATCTCCCTTCACATATTCCACTTCCAGCATGTCCTCAGTAATTTCCCAATCCATCCGAACCACACCTTCAAGCTTCTTAAGCACATTGTGCCAGTTACCAATGTCGATGCCCGTCCATGTCCAAGAAGGGTGGGCGCGAGGACGTGTGAGAAGGGTGGAACGGATGAGAGCGGAGATGGCGAGAAGCTCGGAGCCTGCTCCACCTCCTAAAGATAAAATGTGATGTGCCGGTTTTTCGGCCGGTGAAGCGTTGCCAGACGCCTCCTTGTCCACTTTTCCGgattcttctttatctttcatcacttcctcctgtccttcttcctccgctccttcctcatcttcatcactctcatcttccaaactcAATTTGCCAAGCTCCTGATCCACACTGCCCTCTCCATCAAAAACTTCCCCAACCAGCTGGCCCATTAACTCCCTGAAACAAGCCGCCCTACTAGGTACCCATCTCCCTGCATAACTTTCCAGTAACCCTTCCGGCCCACAAAAGACTTCTAACCATTTCTTGTCATACAATAACCCCTTAATCTTCTGAATCGTGGGTTGAAACTCGTCAGACGAAAGAGTGGAATGGAGCGCGCGGTGAATAAGGGCGAGAAGCTCAGAGTCTGGGGGGTTGAATGGCCCCTCTGCGGGGGGGAGAGGTAGATTGTCAGGGACAGGAAGTGGGGGTGTCTCGGATcgaagaggtggaggatggtgcAATTTGCGAGTGTGTGTCTGTTGTTTCTTCCCACCGTGTTTCTTGAGAGGGCCGCCTGAGCGTGATCTGTGGGTCATGATAATAAATTCAGACCTTTAGGGAGTGGCGAGAAAGCTCAGACATATACACCTTGCAGTTGTTGAATGGATGTTGCGACAAGCATGATGCATGCAGGGAATTCAAAATCCACGATGAAAGATTCTATGGTGGTGACCTCATCACTTTAAACCCCCTCAATTGTACCACTTTACATAATCTGACTATATCTCCGCCAAATTCCGCACTCCTTCGCATAAAAGCGAGGCCGAATTCGAAACTCttgtttcttttctcttcagATCAAAAAACATGGTTTTCCATCTGCCATGCTCCTACGTCAGATTATTCTACGCGCTAGGGGTGCTCATGGAGATTCACTAGACGGACGGATTAGTGTCTCGAAACTATTAGGAAACCCTTCTCTCGTTGCCTACGTGGTATGGGAGATGGGTGCTGAATGTCTCGATACAGATTTTTATTGGGGCTTGTTGTGTCTTTTATAAATGTATGGGTCTTCAGGACAGCGTGCTTATTTCTGTTCAGGCTTTTTTAATCTGTTCCAAGACATAAGTTGATTTGAAATTGTATGTCCTGGCAGCAGAAATGAGTTCGATTCTACAAGGATGAAGTACAGTCGGTGCGTCCTCGATCCCGATTATTCTGATGTAACAGGGGCTCTTATGTTTTGTCCATGATTTGCAAGCTCTGACATATAAACAACAAGTGCAAAACTTTTGGAAATGCTGCATTAAAGAGGTTTGAAAGACATCTGAGCTTatatggaggagatgatttGGATGAGCACCTGCGAGCTAGCCGCAATAatgggaaagaggatatAGGGAGTTCCTTTTTCAGACGTCAATTTTGTGCGACACGAGGCTTTCCTGTCcctttctttgccttccaAAGGATTTCCTAGTGTGTCAGAGACGTGACAAGAAGTTGGGCTCGTTTGGAGATGATCTAAATGCTCTGTGAACTTATAGAAGCGGCCTGCGTAAGTGCTTTAGGAGTGAAAATAGAATCACCGATACTCATTGATTTTCTCGTTATATGCACACCATTGTTAATTTTCGCTTATAGAGCCCACCTCTGGCTACCACATGTCTCAAGAGTGAAGGATATTATGCAGGGCTGAAAGAGATATGAGGGTTTGAACGAAGTTACAGCAATCAAAGAAGTACAAATTACAGCAAACGCGGGTCGAATTTACCACGAAAACTAATAACTCGCGCATGCGGGGGAGGACATTCAAAAgtgtcccgatctcagTGCTTTCCACCCTTCGAGGTGCTTGTCGTGACTCCATACCACGGAAAACAAAAGCAAGTGTAACAAATATCCACACTTGCATATCATTTTAATGAGCGCTGCGAGAAAGAGAGTGCCGTACCATTGTGAAGAGGTATTGCATATGTGGAATTAGAAATAGAAGCCGTTTATAACTCTAACGACTCTCGAGCGCAAGATCATTACTACGTACGAGACGAGTGTTTTTAAAAACGTGCATGGGCTCTCAGGTGTTCCTTCCTGAACTCTCACCGTTTGACACCATCATCTAAGTTCTGCCGCGGCCATGCTAGCAGGTCAGCGAATCGTACGAGATTGATCTGCAGAAGAAAAGCGCTGAATTTTATCCTCTTTCTATAAACGTCTCGTTCCTGGACCGTGCGTGTTCGCATTCAGCCGGTTCATTtcaatcttccatcatcatacTTCGAAACGGCAACAATATCGGCCGTGGCTGTATTATATCTGTCTTAACTTATTCGCTCTTGTATACTACCAGCAATCAATTGAACGTCATTCGACCTTGGTGTTCCTTTCCAACATGTCAGGAAATGTTGCTCGCGCGCGCGTGAAGTCGCCgtct
This genomic window contains:
- a CDS encoding thaumatin family protein; this encodes MTSNNFGDRRNSSKCTDKIKYQCQVQGIRYTTYILYTRNTIMSPVLPSLLLPLLLVPSSFARQITVKNSCSSTIWPGMHTGGSIIPDQATGWELAAGGQTKFTVPEDWTAGRIWARSGCVVQDGAFQCLTGQCGSGENGNVTCENSDQPPATLAEFTLIPGGEDNYDISLVDGFNIPLNIIPSISTCAEPQCQVNINALCPPLLRTSFDQNGVNLGCIAPCNRGFGQELYGNRACCTGAYADSVLCLACGVDYYALFKDNCNTSYAYAYDEKSHTALWTCGGSPDYTVEFCPAGSDYVGAKEASNEYVDATATCSSMAITFSTTFNVGPSPTSIATIGKLDVVATVATGADGAAAIQISETGAASSGATTIATTATATQTAVGVVAQTMSSSARGATSAQVQISAVIAAQSSAGTFAAAATVTSAAAYLEPEMNLVAETTVAKPTTTIIITEYITIVPSSDGSDFLAVQTTSAAEGQGYTSVEIFTVYGGSTLYEVIHGIDGGGSEATNTAGGMIAMQASRTSAEIAGSTDTEPGNDMPWSGHRWGEGNWLSAIPTGTSDNSRKKRAIRRA
- a CDS encoding thaumatin family protein, variant, which encodes MTSNNFGDRRNSSKCTDKIKYQCQVQGIRYTTYILYTRNTIMSPVLPSLLLPLLLVPSSFARQITVKNSCSSTIWPGMHTGGSIIPDQATGWELAAGGQTKFTVPEDWTAGRIWARSGCVVQDGAFQCLTGQCGSGENGNVTCENSDQPPATLAEFTLIPGGEDNYDISLVDGFNIPLNIIPSISTCAEPQCQVNINALCPPLLRTSFDQNGVNLGCIAPCNRGFGQELYGNRACCTGAYADSVLCLACGVDYYALFKDNCNTSYAYAYDEKSHTALWTCGGSPDYTVEFCPAGSDYVGAKEASNEYVDATATCSSMAITFSTTFNVGPSPTSIATIGKLDVVATVATGADGAAAIQISETGAASSGATTIATTATATQTAVGVVAQTMSSSARGATSAQVQISAVIAAQSSAGTFAAAATVTSAAAYLEPEMNLVAETTVAKPTTTIIITEYITIVPSSDGSDFLAVQTTSAAEGQGYTSVEIFTVYGGSTLYEVIHGIDGGGSEATNTAGGMIAMQASRTSAEIAGSTDTEPGNDMPWSGHRWGEGNWLSAIPTGTSDNSRKKRTI
- a CDS encoding cytoplasmic protein — protein: MTHRSRSGGPLKKHGGKKQQTHTRKLHHPPPLRSETPPLPVPDNLPLPPAEGPFNPPDSELLALIHRALHSTLSSDEFQPTIQKIKGLLYDKKWLEVFCGPEGLLESYAGRWVPSRAACFRELMGQLVGEVFDGEGSVDQELGKLSLEDESDEDEEGAEEEGQEEVMKDKEESGKVDKEASGNASPAEKPAHHILSLGGGAGSELLAISALIRSTLLTRPRAHPSWTWTGIDIGNWHNVLKKLEGVVRMDWEITEDMLEVEYVKGDLMASIKPAVAKEGEIKDGDGEIIKGIASGPIDLKGLLTRKSPALITLFFTLAELLTQSRPLTLSLLATLTAQCKPGTLFLIADSASDISEFAIGAEGRKWPAWMVVDAVLTGKGKGWEKVRGEDSRWFRFEEGVGAGWACKLENTRYWYRLYRRM